A single Ziziphus jujuba cultivar Dongzao chromosome 11, ASM3175591v1 DNA region contains:
- the LOC107432188 gene encoding protein TERMINAL FLOWER 1, protein MARISEPLIVGRVIGDVLDSFTPTIKMSVTYNSKQVCNGHELFPSNVTSKPRVEIQGGDMRSFFTLIMTDPDVPGPSDPYLREHLHWMVTDIPGTTDAAFGSEMVSYEIPRPNIGIHRFVFVLFKQKRRQSVNPPSSRDHFSTRDFAAQNDLGLPVAAVFFNAQRETAARRR, encoded by the exons atgGCAAGAATTTCAGAACCTCTAATTGTTGGGAGAGTCATTGGTGACGTTCTTGATTCTTTCACTCCAACCATAAAAATGTCTGTCACTTACAACTCGAAGCAAGTCTGTAATGGACACGAGCTCTTTCCTTCCAACGTCACCTCCAAACCTAGGGTTGAAATTCAAGGAGGTGATATGAGATCTTTCTTCACACTG ATCATGACAGACCCAGATGTTCCTGGTCCTAGTGATCCTTATCTAAGGGAGCACCTGCACTG GATGGTGACAGACATACCAGGCACAACAGATGCGGCATTTG gaagTGAAATGGTGAGCTATGAGATCCCAAGGCCAAATATAGGGATCCACAGGTTTGTGTTTGTTCTGTTCAAACAGAAAAGAAGACAATCAGTAAACCCACCTTCATCGAGGGATCACTTTAGCACCCGTGATTTTGCTGCTCAAAACGATCTTGGCCTACCTGTTGCTGCTGTTTTCTTCAACGCTCAGAGAGAAACTGCCGCAAGAAGACGCTAG